The stretch of DNA GCCCTGGAGGTCGCCCACTACGGCTACGTGCTGGAGGGCGGGCGGGTGGTCCTGGAGGGCCCGGCCGACGACCTGCGGGAGAACCCCAACGTGCAGGAGCTGTACCTGGGGATCTCGCGGGAGGAGTCGGTCAAGGGCTACCGCCGGTACAAGGTCCGGCGGCGGTGGGCCTGACGGCCGTCACTCCGCGTACAGCCCCGCGATCACGTCGGCGTACTTCTCCATGATCGTCTTGCGCTTGACCTTCATGGTCGGGGTCACCTCGCCGTCCTCCTGGTACAGGCGTTTGGGCAGCAGGGCGAAGCGGCGTACCTGCTCGGGTGAGGAGAGGGTACGGTTCACCGCGTCCACCTCGGCGGCGATCAGCCGGCGCACCTCGGGGCTGCGGGTGAGGTCGGCGAAGGTGGTGAAGGGAATGCGGCGGTCCTGGGCCCACCGGGACACGGTCTCCTCGTCGATGACGATCAGGGCCACCAGGTACTTCCGGCCGTCGCCGATGACCACCGCGTCGGCGATGTAGGGGCTGAATTTCAGCTTGTTCTCGATGTACTGGGGGGCGATGTTCTTCCCGTAGGCGTTGATGAAGATGTCCTTCTTGCGGTCGGTGAGGACCAGGTTGCCGTCGGGGTCCAGGTAGCCCACGTCGCCGGTATGCAGCCACCCGCCCTCCAGGGTCCGGGCGGTCAGCTCCGGGTCCCGGAAGTAGCCGGCGAAGACATGGGGCCCCCGCAGGAGGATCTCCCCGTCGGAGGCGATGCGCAGCTCCACCCCCGGCACGGGCTTGCCCTTGGTGCCCAGCCGCACATCGCCCACGGGGTGCACGGTGCCCACCGCCGTGCTTTCGGTCTGGGCGTAGATCTCGCGGATCTGCAGGCCGATGCTCCAGAAGAAGCGCAGCACGTCCGGCGAGACCGGCGCCGCCGAGCACAGGGCCACCCGCACCCGGTCCAGCCCCAGCCGGTGCCGCAGCGGCCGCAGGACCGCCGCCTGGGCTACCCGGTAGGCGAGGCGGAGAGGAAGCGACGGCCGCCGCCGGTCCAGACACGCCTGGGCGTAGCGCCGCCCCACCGCCACCGCAGCGGCGAACGCCGCCCGCTTGGGCCAGTCGGCGTCGGCCACCAGTAGGACCACGCCCGCGTGCAGCTTCTCCCAGATGCGGGGCACGGCGAAGAAGATGGTGGGCCGCACCTCGCGCAGGTTCTGGGGGACTGTGTCCAGGTTCTCGGCGAAGTTGACCGTGTACCCCGCATACACGGCCGCGAACACCGACAGGGACCGCTCGGCGATGTGGGCCAGGGGGAGGTACGAGAGCACCTCATCGTGGGTCCCGCCGGGGAAGACGTGCCGCAGGTTGGCCTCCTGGGCCCACAGGATGTTGCCGTGGGTGATCATGGCCCCCTTGGGCGGCCCGGTGGTCCCCGAGGTGTACAGCAGCAGGGCCACGTCCGACGGCTGAAGGGCCTCCAGGCGGTCGTCCAGGGCGCGGGGGGCCGAGGCCGCGTGGGCCCGCCCCTGCTCCAGGAAGTCGTCAAAGAAGGTCACCAGGGGATCGGAGAATCCCCGCAGCCCCTCCCGGTCCATCACCACCACGCGCTCCAGGCGCGGCAGCTGCGGGCGCACCTCCAGCACCTTGTCCAGCTGCTCCTCGTTCTCCACGATGGCCACCCGGCAGCCGGCGTGGTCGAGGATGTAGTGCACCTGCTCGGGGCTGCTGGTGGGATAGATGCCGACGGTGACGGCGCCGGCGGACTGGATGCCCAGGTCGCTGTACAGCCACTCGGGGCGGTTTTCGCCCAGGACGGCCACCGGCTCGCCCCGCTGCACGCCCAGGGAGAGCAGGGCATGGGCCACCCAGCGGACGTTGCGGGCGTACTCCTCCCAGCTGACCCGCCGCCAGATCCCCAGCTCCTTGCGGCGCAGGGCCACCCGCGGCCCCAGGCGCGCGGCCTGCCGGAAGAACAGCTCCGGCACCGACCGGACCTCCGGGCGCACCGCGGTCAGGACGGCCATGGTGAGGACGGACTACGCCGCCCCCGGCGCCCGGTCCTCCGTGGCCGGCAGGTGGGGGTGATGGGGCCTGAGGCCTGCGTCCCGGGCCGCCCGCCACGCCGGCAGGGATCACGGCACGCGACGGGAAAGCACTCGGCAGATGCGCCTGCACCGCATCGAACTGCCCACGCCGTTTCCGGTGGGACCCGTCAACGCCTACCTCCTGGCCGGCGAGCCCCTCACCCTCGTGGACGCCGGCCCCCGCACCCCCCAGGCCCAGGCGGCGCTGGAGGCCGGCGTGGCCCGGGCCGGCCACCGGCTGGAGGAGATCCGCCGGGTGGTGCTCACCCACGGCCACACCGACCACGCGGGTAACGCCGCCTGGGTGGCACAGCGCAGCGGCGCCGCCGTCTACGCGCACCCCGCCGACCGGCCCAAGGTCTCCGGCCAGCGGTGGGCGCTGGAGCACCTGCGGGCCTTTGTCGTCCAGGCCGGCCTGCCCCCTTCGGCCCTGGAGGCGTTCGCCGAGCGCCTGGGCGCGCTGCGCCAGTACCACGAGCCCGTACCCGAGCTTCAGCCGCTGGACGACGGACAGTCGCTGGCCCTGGACGGCGAGCGGCTGCGGGTCCTGCACACCCCGGGCCACTCCCACGGGCACGTCTGCCTGTACCACGAAGACGGCGTGTTGATCGCCGGCGACCTGCTGCTGGCGGACATCAGCCCCAATCCGGTGGTGGAGTTCGGCCCCGACGGCCGCCGGCTGCCGACCCTGCCCCTGTACCTGCAGTCGCTGCGGCGGGTGTTGCTGCTGAACTGCGACGTGGCCCACCCCGGCCACGGTCCCGCGCTGGACAATCCCAACGCGCGCATCCGCGAGCTGATCGCCCACCACGACCAGCGCAAGGAGCGCGTGGCCGCCCTCCTGCGCGGGGGAGCGCGGACATTGGCGGAGCTGTGCCGGGAGCTGTATCCGGACGTGGACGAGGCCTCCCTGATCCTCGCCCTCTCCGAGGTGGTCGGCCACCTGGACCTGCTGGCCGAGGAGAAGCGCCTGGCCAGCACCCGCCGCAAGGGCNNNNNNNNNNNNNNNNNNNNNNNNNNNNNNNNNNNNNNNNNNNNNNNNNNNNNNNNNNNNNNNNNNNNNNNNNNNNNNNNNNNNNNNNNNNNNNNNNNNNGCGCAGATTGCGCAGATTGCGAAGATTGGAAGCAGGTTCGTCCGCCCCTGAGGGGGAATTCGTGTGGGCGTGGACGCCGTCCGCGCGGCGGTCCTGGGGCTGGGCACGTACGTGCCCCCCCGGGTCCTGACCAACGACGACCTGGCCCGGCTGGTGGACACCAGCGACGAGTGGATCACCACCCGCACCGGCATCCGCCGCCGCCACATCGCCGACCCCGACCAGGCCACGTCCGACCTCGCCCTGCCCGCCGCCCGCTCCGCCCTGGAGGCCGCGGGAGTTCCCGCGGAAGAACTGGACCTCATTCTGGTTGGCACGGCCACGCCCGACATGCTGGTCCCCGCCGCCGCCTGCCTGCTCCAGGACCGCCTGGGGGCGCGGCGGGCCGGAGCGTTCGACCTGCTGGCCGCCTGCAGCAGTTTCGTCTACGGGCTCATCTCCGCGAGCCAGCTCATCCAGGCCGGACTGGTGCGGCACGCGCTGGTGGTGGGGGCGGAAACTCTCAGCCGCCTGATCGACTGGGAGGACCGGCGGACCTGCGTCCTGATCGGGGACGGCGCCGGCGCCGCCGTCCTGGGTCCGTCGCGCAGCGGCGCCGGCATCTCCAGCGGCGTCCTCGGCGCCGACGGGTCCGCCGGGGAGGTCCTCAAGGTGCCCGCGGGAGGGTCACGGCTGCCGGTCACCGCCGAGGTGATCGAGCGCCGGCTGCACCGCGCCTACATGGATGGCCAGGCGGTCTTCAGGCTGGCGGTGCGGACGGTGCCGCCCCTGGTGCAGGAGGCGGTGCGCCGCGCCGGGTGGACGCTGCAGGACGTCGACCTGATCGTCCCCCACCAGGCCAATGCGCGCATCATCGAGGCCACGGCCGCCCAGCTGGGGCTGCCGATGGAGAAATTCGTGGTGAACATCCAGGAGTATGGCAACACGTCGGCGGCCAGCGTGCCGCTGGCCCTGGATGAGGCCGTGCGCTCAGGCCGCATCCGCGACGGCAGCCGCCTGGTTCTGGCCGCCTTCGGCGGCGGCTTCACCTACGCCGCCTGCACCCTCGTGTGGGGCCGCTGACCTCCTTCACCGCCTCGACGGGTCACCCACCCCCAGCTGCCGCAGCAGCGCCCCCTGAGGCCCCGCGCCCACCACCGCGCCGTTGCGGTAGGCCACCGCCAGCCCCACCTGCGGCGGTACCCGCTCCCCGGGCAGGAGGATCCCCACCAGGTTGAGCGGGTCGGCGGCAGAGATCACCACCACTTCCTGGTCGGGCGCGCGGCGCACCTCCCGCAGCATCTGGACCGCCTCGGGCAGCGCGAACTGCTCCCCCACGGTCCCCGCCACGAACCGCCCGCCCCGGATCTCGCCCCGGGCCTCCCACCGCCGGTAGACCTCGGCCAGGTCACGCCACGGGGGCGCCACCGTCTCCCGCGCCAGCAGCTCGCGGAAGACCACGCCATACCGCCGCAGCAGCTGGCGGGCAAACCGCTCCACCCGGTCCGGCGGACGGCCGACGTCGGAAGGAACCCACAGGGCCCAGCGCCCGGACGCCGCGGCGCGGCTGTGGGCGCCCTCCACCCGGGAGGGACGCCGGGTCCGGCGGCGGCCGGCCAGGAGGCGCCGCAGCCCTGCCACCCCGTCACCGCTGACGACCCCGCGGGAGACGAGGACCCACAGCGCCTCCTCCACCTCTGACGGCATCCGCCGCACACCCCGCGCGATGTCCGAGACGAACGACGCGCCGCGGTCGGCCAGAAACCGCGCCACCTCCGCCGCGGCCGCCGGCAGGCCTCCCAGGAGAACCTCCAGATCCCTGTCGGCGGGCAGCAGCCAGGCCAGGTCGTCGCGCAGGACGAACGCCAGGGGCGAGCTGCGCGTGGTGCCCGAGGGACGGCTGCCGTTCCGTCCGCCCTCGCCGGGAGGAGCCGCGCTCAGCCGACCCCAGGTGACGACGCCCGACAGGCACAGGGCGTCGAGGTCGGCGGGGTCGTACAGGCGCACCCGGGTCGGAAGTACCGCCTGCTCCCAGGCCGGGGCCGGCAGCTCCAGGCCCTGCAACTGCGCGATGACCTCCAGGACGCCGTCCCGCCCGTGCAGGCGCGTACCGGGCTGCACGTGCTGCCACCGCAGCAGGTAGCGCAGGACGTCCGCCGGCGTCACCGGCTCGATCTCCCGGCGCAGCCGGCCGACGGTCAG from Armatimonadota bacterium encodes:
- a CDS encoding beta-ketoacyl-ACP synthase III, whose product is MDAVRAAVLGLGTYVPPRVLTNDDLARLVDTSDEWITTRTGIRRRHIADPDQATSDLALPAARSALEAAGVPAEELDLILVGTATPDMLVPAAACLLQDRLGARRAGAFDLLAACSSFVYGLISASQLIQAGLVRHALVVGAETLSRLIDWEDRRTCVLIGDGAGAAVLGPSRSGAGISSGVLGADGSAGEVLKVPAGGSRLPVTAEVIERRLHRAYMDGQAVFRLAVRTVPPLVQEAVRRAGWTLQDVDLIVPHQANARIIEATAAQLGLPMEKFVVNIQEYGNTSAASVPLALDEAVRSGRIRDGSRLVLAAFGGGFTYAACTLVWGR
- a CDS encoding AMP-binding protein, whose translation is MAVLTAVRPEVRSVPELFFRQAARLGPRVALRRKELGIWRRVSWEEYARNVRWVAHALLSLGVQRGEPVAVLGENRPEWLYSDLGIQSAGAVTVGIYPTSSPEQVHYILDHAGCRVAIVENEEQLDKVLEVRPQLPRLERVVVMDREGLRGFSDPLVTFFDDFLEQGRAHAASAPRALDDRLEALQPSDVALLLYTSGTTGPPKGAMITHGNILWAQEANLRHVFPGGTHDEVLSYLPLAHIAERSLSVFAAVYAGYTVNFAENLDTVPQNLREVRPTIFFAVPRIWEKLHAGVVLLVADADWPKRAAFAAAVAVGRRYAQACLDRRRPSLPLRLAYRVAQAAVLRPLRHRLGLDRVRVALCSAAPVSPDVLRFFWSIGLQIREIYAQTESTAVGTVHPVGDVRLGTKGKPVPGVELRIASDGEILLRGPHVFAGYFRDPELTARTLEGGWLHTGDVGYLDPDGNLVLTDRKKDIFINAYGKNIAPQYIENKLKFSPYIADAVVIGDGRKYLVALIVIDEETVSRWAQDRRIPFTTFADLTRSPEVRRLIAAEVDAVNRTLSSPEQVRRFALLPKRLYQEDGEVTPTMKVKRKTIMEKYADVIAGLYAE
- a CDS encoding MBL fold metallo-hydrolase — its product is MRLHRIELPTPFPVGPVNAYLLAGEPLTLVDAGPRTPQAQAALEAGVARAGHRLEEIRRVVLTHGHTDHAGNAAWVAQRSGAAVYAHPADRPKVSGQRWALEHLRAFVVQAGLPPSALEAFAERLGALRQYHEPVPELQPLDDGQSLALDGERLRVLHTPGHSHGHVCLYHEDGVLIAGDLLLADISPNPVVEFGPDGRRLPTLPLYLQSLRRVLLLNCDVAHPGHGPALDNPNARIRELIAHHDQRKERVAALLRGGARTLAELCRELYPDVDEASLILALSEVVGHLDLLAEEKRLASTRRKG